TTCAGATAAATATTCATGCTTTCAAAACTTCCTTTTTCGGGCGGACATTTGGTAAATTTCACCAACTGATTTTTCCGGATTAAATTAAAATCACCTTCCTTCGCAATGTATTTTTCCTTACCGTCAGACAGCACAAATTGTCCCGAAATTTGAAAAGCAAGGACGTGCTGAGGAACAAAATTTTCACCTTTTCGGCTTACCTCGTGATAGCAGGAATAGACAATATCAGATTTTTCCATTTTAATTGATGCTAAAAGACAAAGCGTCATTTTTTGAAACAACGCTTTATCAAATGTACAAAATATTATTGCAGAACTGCTTTCGGTTCAAGATAAGCTTCCAAACCATACACACCGTATTCTCTCCCAATTCCAGACTGTTTGAAACCGCCAAACGGAACCATTGGGTCGTGGCGGAAACCGTTGATACATACCCTTCCCGCATCAATTTGTGAAGCCACTTTCTGAGCTCTTTCCACATCAGATGAACTGATGTAAGCCGCTAAACCATAAGGCGTATCGTTCGCAATTTCTATCGCTTCTTCTTCCGTTTTGTAAGGGATAATGGATAAAACAGGACCAAAAATCTCTTCCTGAGCAATTCTCATTGTATTGTTTACGTTGGTAAAAATGGTCGGTTTTACAAAGTTTCCGGCTTCCAGTCCTTCAGGCTTGCCTTCTCCTCCGGCTAATAAAGTTGCCCCTTCTTCCAACCCTATTTTAATATAATTCTGAACTCTTTCAAATTGTTTTACACTCACCATCGGTCCCACATTTGTGTTTTCACTTTGTGGCAATCCTACAATTACTTTTTCTGCCGTTGCTCGTGCAATTTCATTCACTTTATCAATCTGATTTTCAGGAACAAGAAGTCTTGTTGGTGCGATACAGGCCTGTCCGCTGTTCATATACGCCCCGAAAATCGCTGTAGGAATAACTTCTTCAAGATTGGCATCATCCAAAATAATATTGGGTGATTTTCCTCCCAACTCCAGAGTTACTCTTTTCATTGTATCGACCGCAGTTTTTGCAATAAGTTTCCCTACCGCCGTAGAACCTGTGAACGAAATCTTGGAAACATCAGAATTAATAGTTAATTCCGTTCCGACTACATTTCCCAAACCTGTCACAAAGTTGATAATTCCTTTGGGCAAACCAGCATCGTGAAAGGCTTCCATCAAAACCTGAGTCTGCAGACCGCTCATTTCACTTGGTTTAATGACCACTGTACAACCTGCCGCAATCGCTGTCGCCACTTTACTGCAAACCGAACTGTTACTGGCATTCCACGGGGTGATAATTCCTACAACACCGACAGGTTGTAAAAGAACTTTTGAAGAATTAATGGTTTGTTCAAATTCAAAATTTCTGATAGATTCTATCATTGAATCGAACCAACTGTTGGTGTTATTACTGCTTAAAGTAACAAACTGTTTGCTTCCTCCGTATTCTTCGATCATTACGTCGATGAGCTCCTGATTTCTTTTCTCTACCGCATCTTTAAGCTTTTCAAGATAGGAAATTCGCTCATCCACTGTAGATTTTGAGAAGGTTCTGAAAGCTTCTTTTGCTGCTGCGATGGCGTTTCTGGTATCAACTTCGTCTGCCAGAGTTATCTCTCCTATTTTTTGGTTATTAGACGGATTGATTAAATCTAAAGTTTCTGTTCCGTGAGGCGTTACAAACTCGCCATTGATGTAAATTTTGTTTACTGTTTTCATTTCTAAAATTTTATAGGACAAAGTTAGATGAGAAATGAAAGGTAAACTTTGTAAAAAAGCTCAATGTCAGTTTGTAAAAAAGTTCAGATTATAATACTGAATTTACTTGACTGCTTCTTTTTTATACTGAACAGGTGTTACGCCAGGAAAGCCTGTTTGCACACTCTGCTGTCCATTAATAGATGAACAGGAAGTGAAAGATTCAGATATTTGTTGTATGATATTAAATCATTAAAGGTTTTCATAGCTTCAAAATTGCAAAATTCTTTCAAAAAACTTTTAGCAAATGTTTCGATATTTCTTCATTCAAATAAAAAAAAGCGGACGAAAAAATTAAACCAGGTTATGTTATTTTTTCTGCTCAAAGATTTAAGTATAAACGATCAATACTTTTCTTGAACCACACAAGCAAGTAAATTGAACCGTACACAAAAGTAGAATATGCAATAATACCTGAACTTTGTCCTATTAAATTAAATAAATCAAAATGTCAGAAATTAAAAAAATACAGTTAGGTCAAAATGGACCTATGGTTTCAAAACTTGGTTTGGGATGCATGAGAATGTCATCAGTTTGGGGCGGTTCGACACCTGATGAAGCAGAAAGTATTGCTACTATTCGTCAGGCATTGGATAATGGAATAAATTTTCTCAATACCGGAGATTTTTATGGTGCAGGTCATAACGAGATGCTCATTGGAAAAGCAATTAAGGGAAGACGTGAAGATGCATTCATCAGTGTCAAGTTTGGCGCTATTTTCCACAATGGTCAGTGGATTGGAATGGATCTTCGTCCTGTAGCAATCAAAAATTTTGTCAATTACTCTCTTACCCGTCTGGGAATTGAGACCATTGATCTTTATCAGCCAAGCAGGATGGATGACAGTGTTCCTATAGAAGATATTATTGGAACAATCGCCGGTCTTGTTGAGGAAGGGAAGGTACGTCATATCGGAGTATCGGAGATCACAACGGATCAGCTTCGTAAAGCTAATAATATATATCCAATCAGTGCTTTGGAAATCGGATACTCTTTGGCAGACCGCCAGATAGAAGAAGATTTATTACCTGCCGCCCGAGAATTAGGAATCGGTGTCATCGCCTTCGCAAATACTGCGGAAGGGCTTTTGAGCGGGGATCTTCAGTCACCATTATCAGAGAATGATTACCGAAATCATTTCTCCCGTTTTAAGGGTGAAAACCTGATTCATAATCTTGAAAAAGTAGAAGTGCTCAAGCAGATGGCTCTACGCAAAGGTTTCACACCGACACAGCTTGCTATTGCCTGGGTAAAGGAACAAGGTAAGAATATAATGCCGCTCGTAAGTATGAGCCGCAGATCGAGACTACCTGAGAATATTTCTGCAATGGAAATTATATTCACTCCTGAGGAAATGAACATTTTAAACACTACATTTGCAATAGGCACCATAAAAGGCGGTACCTATCTTCAAAGATAATGGAAAGTCCAGCAGAGATTTTACCCGGCGTTATATTT
The sequence above is drawn from the Chryseobacterium daecheongense genome and encodes:
- a CDS encoding aldehyde dehydrogenase family protein, which codes for MKTVNKIYINGEFVTPHGTETLDLINPSNNQKIGEITLADEVDTRNAIAAAKEAFRTFSKSTVDERISYLEKLKDAVEKRNQELIDVMIEEYGGSKQFVTLSSNNTNSWFDSMIESIRNFEFEQTINSSKVLLQPVGVVGIITPWNASNSSVCSKVATAIAAGCTVVIKPSEMSGLQTQVLMEAFHDAGLPKGIINFVTGLGNVVGTELTINSDVSKISFTGSTAVGKLIAKTAVDTMKRVTLELGGKSPNIILDDANLEEVIPTAIFGAYMNSGQACIAPTRLLVPENQIDKVNEIARATAEKVIVGLPQSENTNVGPMVSVKQFERVQNYIKIGLEEGATLLAGGEGKPEGLEAGNFVKPTIFTNVNNTMRIAQEEIFGPVLSIIPYKTEEEAIEIANDTPYGLAAYISSSDVERAQKVASQIDAGRVCINGFRHDPMVPFGGFKQSGIGREYGVYGLEAYLEPKAVLQ
- a CDS encoding aldo/keto reductase — translated: MSEIKKIQLGQNGPMVSKLGLGCMRMSSVWGGSTPDEAESIATIRQALDNGINFLNTGDFYGAGHNEMLIGKAIKGRREDAFISVKFGAIFHNGQWIGMDLRPVAIKNFVNYSLTRLGIETIDLYQPSRMDDSVPIEDIIGTIAGLVEEGKVRHIGVSEITTDQLRKANNIYPISALEIGYSLADRQIEEDLLPAARELGIGVIAFANTAEGLLSGDLQSPLSENDYRNHFSRFKGENLIHNLEKVEVLKQMALRKGFTPTQLAIAWVKEQGKNIMPLVSMSRRSRLPENISAMEIIFTPEEMNILNTTFAIGTIKGGTYLQR